A region of the Exiguobacterium aurantiacum DSM 6208 genome:
GAAGCGGTCATCGAATTGGCCGAAGCATCCGGGCTCACGCTCGTTGAGACGCTCGACCCGTGGCGTTACAGTACGTACGGTACCGGGTTGCAGCTGCGGGCGGCACTTCTGCGCGGGGCAAGGCGAATCACGGTCGGACTGGGCGGCAGTGCGACGATTGACGGGGGAAAAGGACTGCTCGAGGCGCTCGGTGTTCGGTTTTATGATCACATCGGAAACGAGCTCGACAGCTCGCCCCATCACGTCGGCCGCGTCGCATCCATCGACTGGTCGAATCTCATGCCGGAAGCGCGGGACGTGGAGTGGCGCATCGTCTCGGACGTGACGAACCCGCTTCTAGGTAGTACGGGGGCGGTGGCTGTGTTCGGTCCGCAAAAAGGGCTACCCGTAGACGACGTCGACCGCTATGAGGCACAGCTCGCGCGTTACGCCGCGTGCTTCGCGTGCGACAGGACGGCTTTACCAGGTGCCGGCGCGGCCGGTGGGGCCGGATTTGCGCTCTATCAGCTCGGGGCGACGTATGTGAGCGGGATTGTAGAAGTCGCGCGCTGGACCGACTTGGAAGCAAAGCTGCGGACGGCCGATTGGCTCATCACGGGGGAAGGCAAGTTCGATCAACAGTCACTGCATGGGAAAACCCCGTACGGACTCGCGCGGCTCGCCCACACACACGGCGTTCCGACGCTCGTGTTCACCGGACAGTCGGATATGGTCGCGTTACCCGATGCCGGCATCGAGGCAGTGTTCCCAATCATTTCCCAGGTCATGACGCTCGAGGAAGCGATGCGGGACGCGGGACCGCTTCTGACGAACGCCGTCCGCCGAATCGCACGGTTGATTCATAAAAAAGCCTGAACCGCGACGGGTTCAGGCTTTTGGTCATGGACGCTCTTTCAACAAGTCACGAATTTCGGCAAGGAGTTGTTCCTCGCGCGACAGTTCTGGCTCTGGCGTCTCTTCGACGGCTTTCTCTCGCTTCAAGCGGTTGATCACTTTCACCATCATGAACAAGGCGAACGCGATGAGCAGGAACGTGACGATCTCCTGAATGAAGTTGCCGTACGCGACGTCGACGTCGAGCACGCTCATCGATAAATCGGAGAAGTTGATGCCGCCGATTAAGATGCCGAGGAGCGGCATGAAGATGTCGTTGACGAGCGAGTTGACGATCGCCGTGAACGCGGCCCCGAGGATGAAGGCGACGGCAAGGTCGATGATGTTACCGCGCATGGCGAATTCTTTGAACTCTTTCCACATAGAATGATGCCTCCTATTCGATGAATACTCTCACGGTAGCATATCCAACTTCGAAGCAACATCCTTTTTTCAGTTCGTTGTCTCGAGGTCGAGGCGCTTGTTCGCCATTTCTAGATACGTTACACTAAAAGAGAACTCATGGAACAGTTTTAATACCTGGTACTAATATGTTATAATCAGATGAGCTGAAAGGATGAATGGACGTGGCGAACGAAGAACAGAATGGCTCGGAAGAAAAAGAGTCGAAACAGCGGACGGAACGGAAACGTTTGTCGAACTACCGCCGTTTCCCAATCTTGCTGCGCGTCATCGTTGTCCTCATATTGGCCGTCGCGATGCTTGCCATCGGGGCCATTATCGGGTACAGCGTCATTGGCGGCGGCGAGTGGAGGGACGTGTTCAACATCGACACGTGGCGCCATATCACCGATTTTTGGCTAACCTCATAAGGGTGGTGGAACCATGTACACGATTGAACAGATTAAAGAAGTAATCCCGCATCGGTACCCGTTCTTGCTCATCGACCGCATTCTCGAGGTCGAAGAAGGCAAACGGGCCGTCGGATTAAAAAATGTGACGGCGAACGAAGAGTTCTTCAACGGACACTTCCCAGACTATAACGTCATGCCTGGCGTATTGATCGTCGAGGCGCTCGCACAAGTCGGTGCGTTCGCGATGCTCAAACAAGAGTCAAATCGCGGTAAACTCGCGTTTTTTGCAGGCATCGATGGATGTCGTTTCAAACGTCAAGTCGTCCCGGGCGACCAGTTGCGTCTCGAGGTCGAGATCTTGAAAGTGCGCGGTCCGATCGGAAAAGGCCGTGCCGTGGCGACAGTCGATGGAGAAGTCGCTTGTGAAGCAGAACTAACTTTCGCCCTGAAGTGAGGGGGAACGACATGCGCGTGTTGGTGATTGCTTTAATACTCGGACTGATGGCGGTAGTCGGCTGTCAGCAGTTGCAGACCGAGGAAGTGACCGAAGAGAATGTCGTGTACGAACAGAAAGTCGATGAAGCGATGATCGATAAGCGGGCCGGACAATCGGAAGCGATCGCTGTGTCCCTCGAGCGTACGAACAGCTCGACGATGCTGTTCACGATCCGGATGCTCGAAGACCGGCGCCTCGAACCGACGACCGTCATCAGTTATGAGGTCGACGGCAATCGGGTCCCGATCCCGTTCGGTGAACTGACGGCCGAGCGAGAAGGGGACGTGCGGACGTACGTCTATCAACTCGACTTGAACCCGGACTTGTTCGTGCCCGAGACGTTGCCGCTCTTCCACTTTGCGGAAGAAGGGGAAATCGAGGTCTCGATCCCGCTTGAAGTCGTCAATTCGACAAATGAATGAACAGCACGGACGATTTTGTCGAAAATCGTCCGTTTTTGTATGAATTTTTACGCCATTCGTCCGATACATCCAATAAGGACGAATTGGAGGGGATACGATGAATCGAAACAAGTCACAATCACTACAGACCCGCATCTTGCTGGCGATGCTCGCCTTTGTCACGTTGCTCGTCATCATTTTCATGGTGGTGCAGGTCGTCAGTACGAAACAGACGGTGCTCCGTTCGATGCAGGCCGTGTTAGTAGAAGACGCGGACCGAATCAGCGAGACGATCGACGCCGACGCATACGCGGCGTTTCTTCAAAATCCGACGAAAGACGCGACGTTCGAGCAGTTTCGGGAACAGCTCGACACGTACCGGACGCAAATCGGGGCGATGTACGTCTATACGCTTGCTGTGGATGGAGATGAGCTACAAATCATCGTCGACGGGATGAGCGCCGACGATGCGGTCGACATCGGGACACCGACGACGGCGACGTCGCTCGAGGATGCGCGTCCGGCGCTCGAAGGAGAACAGGTCACGACACCGATCGTCGAAGACCCGGAATATGGCGACTACATGACCGTGCTCGTGCCAATCATGCGCGGGAATGAAGTCATCGGCCTTCTCGGCATCGACAAAGGGGCGCGTGACGTCGAAGCGGTGACAAACGACGTGTTGCGAGCAAGTCTGCCGCCCGTGTTGCTCGGACTCCTCGGATTGCTCTTGTTCGCTTCGTTCGCCATCTGGCGCTACCTCGGCTGGAAGTTGCGCCCGCTCCGGGACCTTGAGCGGGTCGCGACACATATCGCCGAAGGCGACTTGTTGACGGCTTCCGAAGAGATGGAGAAGATCCAGATTCGCTCAAACGATGAGATCAAGCGTCTCACCGCGTCGATGGACAAGATGGCGAAGATGTTGAAAGAGTTGATTTCAAACCTACAGACGTCGGCACAGACGGTACGCGACGAGAGCGGCAACGTGGCGAGTATCTCGGAAGAAGTGAACGACGCGTCACGGCAAATCGCTTATACGATGGAAGAAATCGCGAGCGGTGTCGAGAACCAGAGCGTGTTGACGATGCGGCTGTACGGCCATATGAACGAGTTCTCAGAGCTCGTCGATCAGACGACGAAAGACGGGGCCGAAGTGAGCGGACAAGCGGAAGACGTCAGCCGCGTGACGACAGCTGGGCTTCATCTTATGGAGGACGCCGTCGGGAAGATGACGAACATCCACGGCCAAGTGCAAGCGTCACAGCGCCAAGTGAAAGATTTCGAGCGCCAGGCCGACGAAGTGACGACGCTCGTCACGATGATTCGTCAAATCTCGGAACAGACGAACTTGCTCGCCTTGAACGCGGCCATCGAAGCGGCCCGCGCCGGGGAGCACGGGAAAGGCTTCGCCGTCGTCGCCTCTGAGATTCGGAACTTATCGACGAGCGTAGCAAAATCGGTCAGTGAAATCTCCGAGATCGTCGGAAGCGTCAAACACAACTCGATTGCACTCGGAGAGACGTTCACGGACAGCATGCGTGCCGCCGAGGACGGCAAACGGACGCTCGAGGAAACGAAACAGGCGTTCAACGCGATCGAACAAAGTGTGCGCGACATGCAACGTCTGACCGATTCGATGCAATCGCAGCTCGACCGGGTGAAGGCGAACCAAACGGATATCAAGCAAGGACTCTCGGACATCGCGTCGATCTCGGAAGAGAGCACGGCCGGCAACGAAGAAGTCGCGGCCTCGACCGAGCAAATGTCGGCCACGAGCGAGACGATGAACCGACTCGTCAAAGAGTTGTCGCATACGGCCGAGGACATGCAACGCATGAGCCGTCAGTTCAAGCTGTGAACAGTTTCAAGTCAGACAGACCTTCCGCGCGTCCGCTATAATGGGCGCAAGGGAGGTTTTTTCATGCAACGCGTCTCAAGTGAACTGACACAATTCCGCGGCAGTCATTACGACTTCGGCCGCTTTCAAGGTAAATACATCAAGCGCAGCAAACTGCTCGAGAACCGGACCAACCAATGGAAGCTCCGCGTCCCGCGTTTTGAGATCGATGAGCGCGAGGCGAAGCAGGCGTTCGACCGGTTCGCCCCAAAAGTGTGGGAAGAACTGCTCGGCCTGCAAGACGAGCTCGAACTGACGCTCGCCGATACGCTCCTTCACTTCGGTCACTTCCGGGTGAACAACCCGGTCAGCGGCTGTTCGATTTTGACGGGCGACAATTTCCTCGTCCGCAACTACGACTATCATCCGATGACGTATGATGGACGGTTCAACGTGTTCCAACCGGACGAAGGCTACGCTGTCATCGGTCCCGTCTCGCGCGTCACCGGACGGATGGAC
Encoded here:
- the fabZ gene encoding 3-hydroxyacyl-ACP dehydratase FabZ; this encodes MYTIEQIKEVIPHRYPFLLIDRILEVEEGKRAVGLKNVTANEEFFNGHFPDYNVMPGVLIVEALAQVGAFAMLKQESNRGKLAFFAGIDGCRFKRQVVPGDQLRLEVEILKVRGPIGKGRAVATVDGEVACEAELTFALK
- a CDS encoding DNA-directed RNA polymerase subunit beta yields the protein MDVANEEQNGSEEKESKQRTERKRLSNYRRFPILLRVIVVLILAVAMLAIGAIIGYSVIGGGEWRDVFNIDTWRHITDFWLTS
- a CDS encoding methyl-accepting chemotaxis protein → MNRNKSQSLQTRILLAMLAFVTLLVIIFMVVQVVSTKQTVLRSMQAVLVEDADRISETIDADAYAAFLQNPTKDATFEQFREQLDTYRTQIGAMYVYTLAVDGDELQIIVDGMSADDAVDIGTPTTATSLEDARPALEGEQVTTPIVEDPEYGDYMTVLVPIMRGNEVIGLLGIDKGARDVEAVTNDVLRASLPPVLLGLLGLLLFASFAIWRYLGWKLRPLRDLERVATHIAEGDLLTASEEMEKIQIRSNDEIKRLTASMDKMAKMLKELISNLQTSAQTVRDESGNVASISEEVNDASRQIAYTMEEIASGVENQSVLTMRLYGHMNEFSELVDQTTKDGAEVSGQAEDVSRVTTAGLHLMEDAVGKMTNIHGQVQASQRQVKDFERQADEVTTLVTMIRQISEQTNLLALNAAIEAARAGEHGKGFAVVASEIRNLSTSVAKSVSEISEIVGSVKHNSIALGETFTDSMRAAEDGKRTLEETKQAFNAIEQSVRDMQRLTDSMQSQLDRVKANQTDIKQGLSDIASISEESTAGNEEVAASTEQMSATSETMNRLVKELSHTAEDMQRMSRQFKL
- the mscL gene encoding large conductance mechanosensitive channel protein MscL, whose amino-acid sequence is MWKEFKEFAMRGNIIDLAVAFILGAAFTAIVNSLVNDIFMPLLGILIGGINFSDLSMSVLDVDVAYGNFIQEIVTFLLIAFALFMMVKVINRLKREKAVEETPEPELSREEQLLAEIRDLLKERP
- a CDS encoding glycerate kinase family protein, yielding MLIVVAMDSFKGSLSSVEANAAVVRALEGYDVVTVPVSDGGEGFLDAWLASHPEGEVVTDSVTALDGLMRQARFGWAESSREAVIELAEASGLTLVETLDPWRYSTYGTGLQLRAALLRGARRITVGLGGSATIDGGKGLLEALGVRFYDHIGNELDSSPHHVGRVASIDWSNLMPEARDVEWRIVSDVTNPLLGSTGAVAVFGPQKGLPVDDVDRYEAQLARYAACFACDRTALPGAGAAGGAGFALYQLGATYVSGIVEVARWTDLEAKLRTADWLITGEGKFDQQSLHGKTPYGLARLAHTHGVPTLVFTGQSDMVALPDAGIEAVFPIISQVMTLEEAMRDAGPLLTNAVRRIARLIHKKA